The Urocitellus parryii isolate mUroPar1 chromosome 13, mUroPar1.hap1, whole genome shotgun sequence genome has a window encoding:
- the LOC113186342 gene encoding methyl-CpG-binding domain protein 1 isoform X7: MAEDWLDCPALGPGWKRREVYRKSGVTCGRSDTYYQSPTGDRIRSKVELTRYLGPACDLTLFDFKQGILCYPTPKVQSVAVPSKKRKKPARSAKTRKRQVAPQRTEVRKEKKERKETQEDETKGDTDTIPASFPAPGCCENCGISFSGDGSGRQRLKTLCKDCRAQRIAFNREQRMFKRVGCGDCTACRVTEDCGACSTCLLQLPHDVASGLFCKCERRRCLRIVQRSRGCGVCRGCQTQEDCGHCRVCLRPPRPGLRRQWRCVQRRCLRGKRRCHRGGRDSKMAARRHSRAQPVPILPTLQPPEPPEPMELHNNSPVPSSPAEFIYYCVDEDELKRLLPSIGSESEEGAGSPLLHPRRKRPGSVQRPHLAPTLKPPLATRTARPGRAQPPMKQEAGASFVLPPPGTDLVFLREGASSPVQVPGPATASTEAPLQEAQCSGLSWVVALPQVKQEKADTQEEWTSDIAVLTSPTLQPGCPSKAIDLCLPPVKQEPPDPEEGKEENKDGCVSESAPEEEVAGGPGTPVITEIFSLGGTRFRDTAVWLPSLQGRQSGREDGCKVWETEDTLEPMSTSWDPHGLPGTYVSLSSPPASVMWVSCRRSWCPSSQS; this comes from the exons ATGGCTGAAGACTGGCTGGActgcccagccctgggccctggctggAAACGTCGTGAGGTCTATCGCAAGTCAGGGGTCACCTGTGGACGTTCAGACACCTATTACCAGAG ccccacaggagACAGGATCCGAAGCAAAGTTGAGCTGACTCGATACCTGGGCCCTGCATGTGACCTCACCCTCTTCGACTTCAAACAAGGCATCTTGTGCTATCCAACTCCCAAG GTCCAATCTGTGGCTGTCCCCAGCAAAAAGCGGAAAAAGCCTGCAAGATCGGCCAAAACTCGGAAACGTCAGGTTGCACCCCAGAGGACTGaggtcaggaaggagaaaaaggagaggaaagagaccCAAGAGGATGAGACCAAGGGTGATACTGACACAATCCCAGCTTCATTCCCTGCACCTGG GTGCTGTGAGAACTGTGGAATCAGCTTCTCAGGGGATGGTTCTGGAAGGCAGCGGCTCAAGACATTGTGCAAAGACTGCCGAG CACAGAGAATTGCCTTCAACCGCGAGCAGAGAATGTTTAAG CGTGTGGGCTGTGGAGACTGTACAGCCTGTCGGGTAACTGAAGACTGTGGGGCCTGCTCCACCTGCCTCCTGCAGCTACCCCATGATGTGGCCTCAGGGCTGTTCTGCAAGTGTGAGAGGAGACGCTGCCTCCGGATTGTGCAGAGG agCCGAGGGTGTGGAGTGTGCCGGGGCTGTCAGACCCAAGAGGACTGTGGCCATTGCCGAGTCTGCCTTCGCCCTCCCCGCCCTGGTCTCAGGCGCCAGTGGAGGTGTGTGCAGCGGCGCTGCCTTCGG GGTAAACGTAGATGCCACAGGGGAGGCCGTGACTCCAAGATGGCTGCCCGACGACACTCTCGAGCTCAGCCAGTGCCTATTCTTCCCACACTGCAGCCTCCAGAACCCCCAGAGCCCATGGAGCTG CACAACAACTCCCCGGTGCCCTCATCTCCTGCTGAGTTCATCTATTACTGTGTAGACGAGGACGAGCTA AAGCGGCTGCTGCCCAGTATTGGGTCAGAGTCCGAGGAGGGGGCAGGATCACCTCTACTTCACCCTCGTCGAAAGAGACCAGGTTCTGTTCAACGGCCCCACCTGGCCCCCACCCTGAAGCCCCCTTTGGCTACTCGCACAGCCCGACCAGGCCGTGCTCAGCCTCCAATGAAACAGGAAGCAGGTGCTAGCTTTGTACTACCCCCTCCTGGCACTGACCTTGTGTTTTTACGGGAGGGTGCCAGCAGTCCTGTGCAGGTGCCTGGCCCTGCTACAGCTTCCACAGAAGCCCCATTGCAG GAAGCCCAGTGCTCTGGCCTGAGTTGGGTTGTGGCCTTACCTCAGGTAAAGCAAGAGAAAGCAGATACCCAGGAAGAGTGGACATCGGATATAGCTGTCCTGACTTCTCCCACATTGCAACCTGGCTGCCCTAGCAAG GCAATAGACCTGTGCCTGCCACCTGTGAAGCAAGAGCCACCTGACcctgaggagggaaaggaggagaacaAGGATGGCTGTGTCTCCGAATCGGCCCcagaggaggaggtggcaggagggCCCGGCACGCCCGTG ATCACGGAGATTTTCAGCCTGGGTGGAACCCGCTTCCGGGACACAGCAGTCTGGTTGCCAAG TCTGCAGGGCAGGCAGTCGGGAAGGGAAGATGGATGTAAAGTGTGGGAGACGGAGGACACATTGGAGCCTATGAGCACAAGCTGGGACCCACACGGATTGCCTGGAACCTATGTCAGTCTCTCATCACCTCCTGCTTCAGTGATGTGGGTGTCCTGCAGAAGAAGTTGGTGCCCTTCCTCACAGAGTTAA
- the LOC113186342 gene encoding methyl-CpG-binding domain protein 1 isoform X1, translated as MAEDWLDCPALGPGWKRREVYRKSGVTCGRSDTYYQSPTGDRIRSKVELTRYLGPACDLTLFDFKQGILCYPTPKVQSVAVPSKKRKKPARSAKTRKRQVAPQRTEVRKEKKERKETQEDETKGDTDTIPASFPAPGCCENCGISFSGDGSGRQRLKTLCKDCRAQRIAFNREQRMFKRVGCGDCTACRVTEDCGACSTCLLQLPHDVASGLFCKCERRRCLRIVQRSRGCGVCRGCQTQEDCGHCRVCLRPPRPGLRRQWRCVQRRCLRGKRRCHRGGRDSKMAARRHSRAQPVPILPTLQPPEPPEPMELHNNSPVPSSPAEFIYYCVDEDELQPYTNRRQNRKCGACAACLRRMDCGRCDFCCDKPKFGGSNQKRQKCRWRQCLQFAMKRLLPSIGSESEEGAGSPLLHPRRKRPGSVQRPHLAPTLKPPLATRTARPGRAQPPMKQEAGASFVLPPPGTDLVFLREGASSPVQVPGPATASTEAPLQEAQCSGLSWVVALPQVKQEKADTQEEWTSDIAVLTSPTLQPGCPSKAIDLCLPPVKQEPPDPEEGKEENKDGCVSESAPEEEVAGGPGTPVITEIFSLGGTRFRDTAVWLPSLQGRQSGREDGCKVWETEDTLEPMSTSWDPHGLPGTYVSLSSPPASVMWVSCRRSWCPSSQS; from the exons ATGGCTGAAGACTGGCTGGActgcccagccctgggccctggctggAAACGTCGTGAGGTCTATCGCAAGTCAGGGGTCACCTGTGGACGTTCAGACACCTATTACCAGAG ccccacaggagACAGGATCCGAAGCAAAGTTGAGCTGACTCGATACCTGGGCCCTGCATGTGACCTCACCCTCTTCGACTTCAAACAAGGCATCTTGTGCTATCCAACTCCCAAG GTCCAATCTGTGGCTGTCCCCAGCAAAAAGCGGAAAAAGCCTGCAAGATCGGCCAAAACTCGGAAACGTCAGGTTGCACCCCAGAGGACTGaggtcaggaaggagaaaaaggagaggaaagagaccCAAGAGGATGAGACCAAGGGTGATACTGACACAATCCCAGCTTCATTCCCTGCACCTGG GTGCTGTGAGAACTGTGGAATCAGCTTCTCAGGGGATGGTTCTGGAAGGCAGCGGCTCAAGACATTGTGCAAAGACTGCCGAG CACAGAGAATTGCCTTCAACCGCGAGCAGAGAATGTTTAAG CGTGTGGGCTGTGGAGACTGTACAGCCTGTCGGGTAACTGAAGACTGTGGGGCCTGCTCCACCTGCCTCCTGCAGCTACCCCATGATGTGGCCTCAGGGCTGTTCTGCAAGTGTGAGAGGAGACGCTGCCTCCGGATTGTGCAGAGG agCCGAGGGTGTGGAGTGTGCCGGGGCTGTCAGACCCAAGAGGACTGTGGCCATTGCCGAGTCTGCCTTCGCCCTCCCCGCCCTGGTCTCAGGCGCCAGTGGAGGTGTGTGCAGCGGCGCTGCCTTCGG GGTAAACGTAGATGCCACAGGGGAGGCCGTGACTCCAAGATGGCTGCCCGACGACACTCTCGAGCTCAGCCAGTGCCTATTCTTCCCACACTGCAGCCTCCAGAACCCCCAGAGCCCATGGAGCTG CACAACAACTCCCCGGTGCCCTCATCTCCTGCTGAGTTCATCTATTACTGTGTAGACGAGGACGAGCTA CAGCCCTACACGAACCGCCGGCAGAACCGCAAGTGCGGGGCCTGTGCAGCCTGCCTACGGCGGATGGACTGTGGCCGCTGCGACTTCTGCTGCGACAAGCCCAAATTCGGGGGCAGCAACCAGAAGCGCCAGAAGTGTCGTTGGCGCCAATGCCTGCAGTTTGCCATG AAGCGGCTGCTGCCCAGTATTGGGTCAGAGTCCGAGGAGGGGGCAGGATCACCTCTACTTCACCCTCGTCGAAAGAGACCAGGTTCTGTTCAACGGCCCCACCTGGCCCCCACCCTGAAGCCCCCTTTGGCTACTCGCACAGCCCGACCAGGCCGTGCTCAGCCTCCAATGAAACAGGAAGCAGGTGCTAGCTTTGTACTACCCCCTCCTGGCACTGACCTTGTGTTTTTACGGGAGGGTGCCAGCAGTCCTGTGCAGGTGCCTGGCCCTGCTACAGCTTCCACAGAAGCCCCATTGCAG GAAGCCCAGTGCTCTGGCCTGAGTTGGGTTGTGGCCTTACCTCAGGTAAAGCAAGAGAAAGCAGATACCCAGGAAGAGTGGACATCGGATATAGCTGTCCTGACTTCTCCCACATTGCAACCTGGCTGCCCTAGCAAG GCAATAGACCTGTGCCTGCCACCTGTGAAGCAAGAGCCACCTGACcctgaggagggaaaggaggagaacaAGGATGGCTGTGTCTCCGAATCGGCCCcagaggaggaggtggcaggagggCCCGGCACGCCCGTG ATCACGGAGATTTTCAGCCTGGGTGGAACCCGCTTCCGGGACACAGCAGTCTGGTTGCCAAG TCTGCAGGGCAGGCAGTCGGGAAGGGAAGATGGATGTAAAGTGTGGGAGACGGAGGACACATTGGAGCCTATGAGCACAAGCTGGGACCCACACGGATTGCCTGGAACCTATGTCAGTCTCTCATCACCTCCTGCTTCAGTGATGTGGGTGTCCTGCAGAAGAAGTTGGTGCCCTTCCTCACAGAGTTAA
- the LOC113186342 gene encoding methyl-CpG-binding domain protein 1 isoform X2, whose translation MAEDWLDCPALGPGWKRREVYRKSGVTCGRSDTYYQSPTGDRIRSKVELTRYLGPACDLTLFDFKQGILCYPTPKVQSVAVPSKKRKKPARSAKTRKRQVAPQRTEVRKEKKERKETQEDETKGDTDTIPASFPAPGCCENCGISFSGDGSGRQRLKTLCKDCRAQRIAFNREQRMFKRVGCGDCTACRVTEDCGACSTCLLQLPHDVASGLFCKCERRRCLRIVQRSRGCGVCRGCQTQEDCGHCRVCLRPPRPGLRRQWRCVQRRCLRGKRRCHRGGRDSKMAARRHSRAQPVPILPTLQPPEPPEPMELHNNSPVPSSPAEFIYYCVDEDELPYTNRRQNRKCGACAACLRRMDCGRCDFCCDKPKFGGSNQKRQKCRWRQCLQFAMKRLLPSIGSESEEGAGSPLLHPRRKRPGSVQRPHLAPTLKPPLATRTARPGRAQPPMKQEAGASFVLPPPGTDLVFLREGASSPVQVPGPATASTEAPLQEAQCSGLSWVVALPQVKQEKADTQEEWTSDIAVLTSPTLQPGCPSKAIDLCLPPVKQEPPDPEEGKEENKDGCVSESAPEEEVAGGPGTPVITEIFSLGGTRFRDTAVWLPSLQGRQSGREDGCKVWETEDTLEPMSTSWDPHGLPGTYVSLSSPPASVMWVSCRRSWCPSSQS comes from the exons ATGGCTGAAGACTGGCTGGActgcccagccctgggccctggctggAAACGTCGTGAGGTCTATCGCAAGTCAGGGGTCACCTGTGGACGTTCAGACACCTATTACCAGAG ccccacaggagACAGGATCCGAAGCAAAGTTGAGCTGACTCGATACCTGGGCCCTGCATGTGACCTCACCCTCTTCGACTTCAAACAAGGCATCTTGTGCTATCCAACTCCCAAG GTCCAATCTGTGGCTGTCCCCAGCAAAAAGCGGAAAAAGCCTGCAAGATCGGCCAAAACTCGGAAACGTCAGGTTGCACCCCAGAGGACTGaggtcaggaaggagaaaaaggagaggaaagagaccCAAGAGGATGAGACCAAGGGTGATACTGACACAATCCCAGCTTCATTCCCTGCACCTGG GTGCTGTGAGAACTGTGGAATCAGCTTCTCAGGGGATGGTTCTGGAAGGCAGCGGCTCAAGACATTGTGCAAAGACTGCCGAG CACAGAGAATTGCCTTCAACCGCGAGCAGAGAATGTTTAAG CGTGTGGGCTGTGGAGACTGTACAGCCTGTCGGGTAACTGAAGACTGTGGGGCCTGCTCCACCTGCCTCCTGCAGCTACCCCATGATGTGGCCTCAGGGCTGTTCTGCAAGTGTGAGAGGAGACGCTGCCTCCGGATTGTGCAGAGG agCCGAGGGTGTGGAGTGTGCCGGGGCTGTCAGACCCAAGAGGACTGTGGCCATTGCCGAGTCTGCCTTCGCCCTCCCCGCCCTGGTCTCAGGCGCCAGTGGAGGTGTGTGCAGCGGCGCTGCCTTCGG GGTAAACGTAGATGCCACAGGGGAGGCCGTGACTCCAAGATGGCTGCCCGACGACACTCTCGAGCTCAGCCAGTGCCTATTCTTCCCACACTGCAGCCTCCAGAACCCCCAGAGCCCATGGAGCTG CACAACAACTCCCCGGTGCCCTCATCTCCTGCTGAGTTCATCTATTACTGTGTAGACGAGGACGAGCTA CCCTACACGAACCGCCGGCAGAACCGCAAGTGCGGGGCCTGTGCAGCCTGCCTACGGCGGATGGACTGTGGCCGCTGCGACTTCTGCTGCGACAAGCCCAAATTCGGGGGCAGCAACCAGAAGCGCCAGAAGTGTCGTTGGCGCCAATGCCTGCAGTTTGCCATG AAGCGGCTGCTGCCCAGTATTGGGTCAGAGTCCGAGGAGGGGGCAGGATCACCTCTACTTCACCCTCGTCGAAAGAGACCAGGTTCTGTTCAACGGCCCCACCTGGCCCCCACCCTGAAGCCCCCTTTGGCTACTCGCACAGCCCGACCAGGCCGTGCTCAGCCTCCAATGAAACAGGAAGCAGGTGCTAGCTTTGTACTACCCCCTCCTGGCACTGACCTTGTGTTTTTACGGGAGGGTGCCAGCAGTCCTGTGCAGGTGCCTGGCCCTGCTACAGCTTCCACAGAAGCCCCATTGCAG GAAGCCCAGTGCTCTGGCCTGAGTTGGGTTGTGGCCTTACCTCAGGTAAAGCAAGAGAAAGCAGATACCCAGGAAGAGTGGACATCGGATATAGCTGTCCTGACTTCTCCCACATTGCAACCTGGCTGCCCTAGCAAG GCAATAGACCTGTGCCTGCCACCTGTGAAGCAAGAGCCACCTGACcctgaggagggaaaggaggagaacaAGGATGGCTGTGTCTCCGAATCGGCCCcagaggaggaggtggcaggagggCCCGGCACGCCCGTG ATCACGGAGATTTTCAGCCTGGGTGGAACCCGCTTCCGGGACACAGCAGTCTGGTTGCCAAG TCTGCAGGGCAGGCAGTCGGGAAGGGAAGATGGATGTAAAGTGTGGGAGACGGAGGACACATTGGAGCCTATGAGCACAAGCTGGGACCCACACGGATTGCCTGGAACCTATGTCAGTCTCTCATCACCTCCTGCTTCAGTGATGTGGGTGTCCTGCAGAAGAAGTTGGTGCCCTTCCTCACAGAGTTAA
- the LOC113186342 gene encoding methyl-CpG-binding domain protein 1 isoform X9, protein MAEDWLDCPALGPGWKRREVYRKSGVTCGRSDTYYQSPTGDRIRSKVELTRYLGPACDLTLFDFKQGILCYPTPKVQSVAVPSKKRKKPARSAKTRKRQVAPQRTEVRKEKKERKETQEDETKGDTDTIPASFPAPGCCENCGISFSGDGSGRQRLKTLCKDCRAQRIAFNREQRMFKRVGCGDCTACRVTEDCGACSTCLLQLPHDVASGLFCKCERRRCLRIVQRSRGCGVCRGCQTQEDCGHCRVCLRPPRPGLRRQWRCVQRRCLRGKRRCHRGGRDSKMAARRHSRAQPVPILPTLQPPEPPEPMELHNNSPVPSSPAEFIYYCVDEDELKRLLPSIGSESEEGAGSPLLHPRRKRPGSVQRPHLAPTLKPPLATRTARPGRAQPPMKQEAGASFVLPPPGTDLVFLREGASSPVQVPGPATASTEAPLQEAQCSGLSWVVALPQVKQEKADTQEEWTSDIAVLTSPTLQPGCPSKAIDLCLPPVKQEPPDPEEGKEENKDGCVSESAPEEEVAGGPGTPVITEIFSLGGTRFRDTAVWLPRLRKLLAVNENEYFTELQLKEEAL, encoded by the exons ATGGCTGAAGACTGGCTGGActgcccagccctgggccctggctggAAACGTCGTGAGGTCTATCGCAAGTCAGGGGTCACCTGTGGACGTTCAGACACCTATTACCAGAG ccccacaggagACAGGATCCGAAGCAAAGTTGAGCTGACTCGATACCTGGGCCCTGCATGTGACCTCACCCTCTTCGACTTCAAACAAGGCATCTTGTGCTATCCAACTCCCAAG GTCCAATCTGTGGCTGTCCCCAGCAAAAAGCGGAAAAAGCCTGCAAGATCGGCCAAAACTCGGAAACGTCAGGTTGCACCCCAGAGGACTGaggtcaggaaggagaaaaaggagaggaaagagaccCAAGAGGATGAGACCAAGGGTGATACTGACACAATCCCAGCTTCATTCCCTGCACCTGG GTGCTGTGAGAACTGTGGAATCAGCTTCTCAGGGGATGGTTCTGGAAGGCAGCGGCTCAAGACATTGTGCAAAGACTGCCGAG CACAGAGAATTGCCTTCAACCGCGAGCAGAGAATGTTTAAG CGTGTGGGCTGTGGAGACTGTACAGCCTGTCGGGTAACTGAAGACTGTGGGGCCTGCTCCACCTGCCTCCTGCAGCTACCCCATGATGTGGCCTCAGGGCTGTTCTGCAAGTGTGAGAGGAGACGCTGCCTCCGGATTGTGCAGAGG agCCGAGGGTGTGGAGTGTGCCGGGGCTGTCAGACCCAAGAGGACTGTGGCCATTGCCGAGTCTGCCTTCGCCCTCCCCGCCCTGGTCTCAGGCGCCAGTGGAGGTGTGTGCAGCGGCGCTGCCTTCGG GGTAAACGTAGATGCCACAGGGGAGGCCGTGACTCCAAGATGGCTGCCCGACGACACTCTCGAGCTCAGCCAGTGCCTATTCTTCCCACACTGCAGCCTCCAGAACCCCCAGAGCCCATGGAGCTG CACAACAACTCCCCGGTGCCCTCATCTCCTGCTGAGTTCATCTATTACTGTGTAGACGAGGACGAGCTA AAGCGGCTGCTGCCCAGTATTGGGTCAGAGTCCGAGGAGGGGGCAGGATCACCTCTACTTCACCCTCGTCGAAAGAGACCAGGTTCTGTTCAACGGCCCCACCTGGCCCCCACCCTGAAGCCCCCTTTGGCTACTCGCACAGCCCGACCAGGCCGTGCTCAGCCTCCAATGAAACAGGAAGCAGGTGCTAGCTTTGTACTACCCCCTCCTGGCACTGACCTTGTGTTTTTACGGGAGGGTGCCAGCAGTCCTGTGCAGGTGCCTGGCCCTGCTACAGCTTCCACAGAAGCCCCATTGCAG GAAGCCCAGTGCTCTGGCCTGAGTTGGGTTGTGGCCTTACCTCAGGTAAAGCAAGAGAAAGCAGATACCCAGGAAGAGTGGACATCGGATATAGCTGTCCTGACTTCTCCCACATTGCAACCTGGCTGCCCTAGCAAG GCAATAGACCTGTGCCTGCCACCTGTGAAGCAAGAGCCACCTGACcctgaggagggaaaggaggagaacaAGGATGGCTGTGTCTCCGAATCGGCCCcagaggaggaggtggcaggagggCCCGGCACGCCCGTG ATCACGGAGATTTTCAGCCTGGGTGGAACCCGCTTCCGGGACACAGCAGTCTGGTTGCCAAG gctACGTAAACTCTTAGCAGTAAATGAAAATGAGTATTTTACGGAACTGCAATTGAAAGAAGAAGcattatag
- the LOC113186342 gene encoding methyl-CpG-binding domain protein 1 isoform X11 — MAEDWLDCPALGPGWKRREVYRKSGVTCGRSDTYYQSPTGDRIRSKVELTRYLGPACDLTLFDFKQGILCYPTPKVQSVAVPSKKRKKPARSAKTRKRQVAPQRTEVRKEKKERKETQEDETKGDTDTIPASFPAPGCCENCGISFSGDGSGRQRLKTLCKDCRAQRIAFNREQRMFKRVGCGDCTACRVTEDCGACSTCLLQLPHDVASGLFCKCERRRCLRIVQRSRGCGVCRGCQTQEDCGHCRVCLRPPRPGLRRQWRCVQRRCLRGKRRCHRGGRDSKMAARRHSRAQPVPILPTLQPPEPPEPMELKRLLPSIGSESEEGAGSPLLHPRRKRPGSVQRPHLAPTLKPPLATRTARPGRAQPPMKQEAGASFVLPPPGTDLVFLREGASSPVQVPGPATASTEAPLQEAQCSGLSWVVALPQVKQEKADTQEEWTSDIAVLTSPTLQPGCPSKAIDLCLPPVKQEPPDPEEGKEENKDGCVSESAPEEEVAGGPGTPVITEIFSLGGTRFRDTAVWLPRSKDLKKPGARKQ; from the exons ATGGCTGAAGACTGGCTGGActgcccagccctgggccctggctggAAACGTCGTGAGGTCTATCGCAAGTCAGGGGTCACCTGTGGACGTTCAGACACCTATTACCAGAG ccccacaggagACAGGATCCGAAGCAAAGTTGAGCTGACTCGATACCTGGGCCCTGCATGTGACCTCACCCTCTTCGACTTCAAACAAGGCATCTTGTGCTATCCAACTCCCAAG GTCCAATCTGTGGCTGTCCCCAGCAAAAAGCGGAAAAAGCCTGCAAGATCGGCCAAAACTCGGAAACGTCAGGTTGCACCCCAGAGGACTGaggtcaggaaggagaaaaaggagaggaaagagaccCAAGAGGATGAGACCAAGGGTGATACTGACACAATCCCAGCTTCATTCCCTGCACCTGG GTGCTGTGAGAACTGTGGAATCAGCTTCTCAGGGGATGGTTCTGGAAGGCAGCGGCTCAAGACATTGTGCAAAGACTGCCGAG CACAGAGAATTGCCTTCAACCGCGAGCAGAGAATGTTTAAG CGTGTGGGCTGTGGAGACTGTACAGCCTGTCGGGTAACTGAAGACTGTGGGGCCTGCTCCACCTGCCTCCTGCAGCTACCCCATGATGTGGCCTCAGGGCTGTTCTGCAAGTGTGAGAGGAGACGCTGCCTCCGGATTGTGCAGAGG agCCGAGGGTGTGGAGTGTGCCGGGGCTGTCAGACCCAAGAGGACTGTGGCCATTGCCGAGTCTGCCTTCGCCCTCCCCGCCCTGGTCTCAGGCGCCAGTGGAGGTGTGTGCAGCGGCGCTGCCTTCGG GGTAAACGTAGATGCCACAGGGGAGGCCGTGACTCCAAGATGGCTGCCCGACGACACTCTCGAGCTCAGCCAGTGCCTATTCTTCCCACACTGCAGCCTCCAGAACCCCCAGAGCCCATGGAGCTG AAGCGGCTGCTGCCCAGTATTGGGTCAGAGTCCGAGGAGGGGGCAGGATCACCTCTACTTCACCCTCGTCGAAAGAGACCAGGTTCTGTTCAACGGCCCCACCTGGCCCCCACCCTGAAGCCCCCTTTGGCTACTCGCACAGCCCGACCAGGCCGTGCTCAGCCTCCAATGAAACAGGAAGCAGGTGCTAGCTTTGTACTACCCCCTCCTGGCACTGACCTTGTGTTTTTACGGGAGGGTGCCAGCAGTCCTGTGCAGGTGCCTGGCCCTGCTACAGCTTCCACAGAAGCCCCATTGCAG GAAGCCCAGTGCTCTGGCCTGAGTTGGGTTGTGGCCTTACCTCAGGTAAAGCAAGAGAAAGCAGATACCCAGGAAGAGTGGACATCGGATATAGCTGTCCTGACTTCTCCCACATTGCAACCTGGCTGCCCTAGCAAG GCAATAGACCTGTGCCTGCCACCTGTGAAGCAAGAGCCACCTGACcctgaggagggaaaggaggagaacaAGGATGGCTGTGTCTCCGAATCGGCCCcagaggaggaggtggcaggagggCCCGGCACGCCCGTG ATCACGGAGATTTTCAGCCTGGGTGGAACCCGCTTCCGGGACACAGCAGTCTGGTTGCCAAG GTCCAAGGACCTTAAAAAACCTGGAGCTAGAAAGCAGTAG
- the LOC113186342 gene encoding methyl-CpG-binding domain protein 1 isoform X10 produces the protein MAEDWLDCPALGPGWKRREVYRKSGVTCGRSDTYYQSPTGDRIRSKVELTRYLGPACDLTLFDFKQGILCYPTPKVQSVAVPSKKRKKPARSAKTRKRQVAPQRTEVRKEKKERKETQEDETKGDTDTIPASFPAPGCCENCGISFSGDGSGRQRLKTLCKDCRAQRIAFNREQRMFKRVGCGDCTACRVTEDCGACSTCLLQLPHDVASGLFCKCERRRCLRIVQRSRGCGVCRGCQTQEDCGHCRVCLRPPRPGLRRQWRCVQRRCLRGKRRCHRGGRDSKMAARRHSRAQPVPILPTLQPPEPPEPMELHNNSPVPSSPAEFIYYCVDEDELKRLLPSIGSESEEGAGSPLLHPRRKRPGSVQRPHLAPTLKPPLATRTARPGRAQPPMKQEAGASFVLPPPGTDLVFLREGASSPVQVPGPATASTEAPLQEAQCSGLSWVVALPQVKQEKADTQEEWTSDIAVLTSPTLQPGCPSKAIDLCLPPVKQEPPDPEEGKEENKDGCVSESAPEEEVAGGPGTPVITEIFSLGGTRFRDTAVWLPRSKDLKKPGARKQ, from the exons ATGGCTGAAGACTGGCTGGActgcccagccctgggccctggctggAAACGTCGTGAGGTCTATCGCAAGTCAGGGGTCACCTGTGGACGTTCAGACACCTATTACCAGAG ccccacaggagACAGGATCCGAAGCAAAGTTGAGCTGACTCGATACCTGGGCCCTGCATGTGACCTCACCCTCTTCGACTTCAAACAAGGCATCTTGTGCTATCCAACTCCCAAG GTCCAATCTGTGGCTGTCCCCAGCAAAAAGCGGAAAAAGCCTGCAAGATCGGCCAAAACTCGGAAACGTCAGGTTGCACCCCAGAGGACTGaggtcaggaaggagaaaaaggagaggaaagagaccCAAGAGGATGAGACCAAGGGTGATACTGACACAATCCCAGCTTCATTCCCTGCACCTGG GTGCTGTGAGAACTGTGGAATCAGCTTCTCAGGGGATGGTTCTGGAAGGCAGCGGCTCAAGACATTGTGCAAAGACTGCCGAG CACAGAGAATTGCCTTCAACCGCGAGCAGAGAATGTTTAAG CGTGTGGGCTGTGGAGACTGTACAGCCTGTCGGGTAACTGAAGACTGTGGGGCCTGCTCCACCTGCCTCCTGCAGCTACCCCATGATGTGGCCTCAGGGCTGTTCTGCAAGTGTGAGAGGAGACGCTGCCTCCGGATTGTGCAGAGG agCCGAGGGTGTGGAGTGTGCCGGGGCTGTCAGACCCAAGAGGACTGTGGCCATTGCCGAGTCTGCCTTCGCCCTCCCCGCCCTGGTCTCAGGCGCCAGTGGAGGTGTGTGCAGCGGCGCTGCCTTCGG GGTAAACGTAGATGCCACAGGGGAGGCCGTGACTCCAAGATGGCTGCCCGACGACACTCTCGAGCTCAGCCAGTGCCTATTCTTCCCACACTGCAGCCTCCAGAACCCCCAGAGCCCATGGAGCTG CACAACAACTCCCCGGTGCCCTCATCTCCTGCTGAGTTCATCTATTACTGTGTAGACGAGGACGAGCTA AAGCGGCTGCTGCCCAGTATTGGGTCAGAGTCCGAGGAGGGGGCAGGATCACCTCTACTTCACCCTCGTCGAAAGAGACCAGGTTCTGTTCAACGGCCCCACCTGGCCCCCACCCTGAAGCCCCCTTTGGCTACTCGCACAGCCCGACCAGGCCGTGCTCAGCCTCCAATGAAACAGGAAGCAGGTGCTAGCTTTGTACTACCCCCTCCTGGCACTGACCTTGTGTTTTTACGGGAGGGTGCCAGCAGTCCTGTGCAGGTGCCTGGCCCTGCTACAGCTTCCACAGAAGCCCCATTGCAG GAAGCCCAGTGCTCTGGCCTGAGTTGGGTTGTGGCCTTACCTCAGGTAAAGCAAGAGAAAGCAGATACCCAGGAAGAGTGGACATCGGATATAGCTGTCCTGACTTCTCCCACATTGCAACCTGGCTGCCCTAGCAAG GCAATAGACCTGTGCCTGCCACCTGTGAAGCAAGAGCCACCTGACcctgaggagggaaaggaggagaacaAGGATGGCTGTGTCTCCGAATCGGCCCcagaggaggaggtggcaggagggCCCGGCACGCCCGTG ATCACGGAGATTTTCAGCCTGGGTGGAACCCGCTTCCGGGACACAGCAGTCTGGTTGCCAAG GTCCAAGGACCTTAAAAAACCTGGAGCTAGAAAGCAGTAG